The following coding sequences are from one Schizosaccharomyces osmophilus chromosome 1, complete sequence window:
- the crt10 gene encoding WD repeat protein Crt10, involved in ribosomal RNA decay, with amino-acid sequence MDKEILVNEFLNRLDFSVCKLFKLEEKPFQLFRHSLVACSRLIDYMFVAVGEDVFVYNLLPFSRDSNEPEPLIVLPCAHKSSPIQHGDLLPGMPNGINHIRCDLLGDLEYLITATDCGKVAMYDVKNLQRDPMTFSVGASAWGIALSSERYLAISSNAHVINIFNLSTDYKQCKRDYRSPWFRQESLKLIEHQHNIPCVSFNSKGNLLLSGSIDRSLQLWDINKLSCLSKFHTKVWIWSVKFVDKFAFTFVPTVKDKIETLIPARTFGQTPWNPSVSLSLESFISDEDDYDDDAVFEGEYYVHMHNESPDNLKSCFRTFVREPPEELFVFATKYSVVLCGYHHSQIYPFVSCRNCFEDPSAIRFEGLHRINMMEYVPQVQSLVCATQSGQLSILRLITTEKVISGQVVYAYSFIPQFITLNRYVDTLVLGMSVAPWYPGNEDEFQRFKILLVLVNGQVLTVEIQLSEDSYATSHVGNILI; translated from the exons ATggataaagaaattttaGTCAATGAGTTTCTGAATCGCCTAGAT TTCTCTGTCTGTAAATTATTTAAACTAGAAGAAAAGCCATTTCAACTTTTCAGACATTCCTTAGTTGCATGTAGCAGGTTGATTGACTACATGTTTGTGGCTGTCGGAG AGGATGTTTTCGTTTATAATCTGCTACCTTTTTCTCGAGATTCAAATGAGCCTGAACCTCTAATTGTGCTTCCTTGTGCTCATAAGTCTTCACCAATACAGCATGGCGATCTCCTCCCGGGAATGCCCAATGGAATCAATCATATCCGATGCGACCTTCTAGGTGATTTGGAATATTTGATCACTGCGACAGATTGTGGGAAAGTCGCAATGTATGATGTAAAAAACCTTCAAAGAGATCCTATGACTTTTTCGGTTGGTGCTTCTGCTTGGGGAATTGCTCTTTCGTCGGAAAGGTATTTAGCCATCTCCTCTAACGCTCATGTTATCAATAT TTTCAATTTATCTACAGATTACAAACAATGCAAACGTGATTACCGTTCGCCTTGGTTTCGACAGGAGTCCTTAAAACTGATAGAACACCAACACAATA TTCCTTGCGTATCATTCAACTCGAAGGGGAATTTGCTCTTAAGTGGATCAATTGATCGGTCATTACAGTTATGGGATATTAATAAGCTGTCTTGTTTGTCCAAATTCCATACTAAAGTGTG GATATGGTCTGTTAAATTTGTTGATAAATTCGCCTTTACTTTCGTACCAACTGTGAAGGATAAAATTGAGACTTTAATACCTGCCAGAACATTTGGACAGACTCCTTGGAATCCATCGGTTTCCTTAAGTTTAGAATCATTTATTTCCGATGAAGATGATTATGATGACGATGCCGTGTTTGAAGGTGAGTATTATGTGCATATGCACAATGAATCTCCG GATAATCTAAAATCCTGTTTTCGTACGTTTGTACGAGAACCCCCAGAGGaactctttgtttttgcgACCAAGTATTCCGTTGTCTTATGTGGATATCATCATTCTCAAATCTATCCTTTTGTGAGCTGTCGGAATTGCTTCGAAGATCCATCTGCTATACGGTTTGAGGGACTTCACAGAATTAATATGATGGAATATGTACCTCAAGTGCAGAGTCTCGTTTGTGCAACTCAAAGTGGTCAACTATCAATACTGAGGTTAATCACAACGGAAAAAGTAATCAGCGGTCAAGTTGTATATGCTTATTCCTTCATTCCACAATTCATAACTTTAAACAGATATGTTGATACTTTAGTATTGGGTATGAGCGTCGCACCTTGGTATCCGGGtaatgaagatgaattcCAACGATTTAAAATTTTG CTAGTTTTGGTTAATGGACAAGTTTTGACTGTCGAAATACAGTTATCGGAGGATTCATATGCTACTAGCCATGTTGGAAACATTTTAATCTGA
- the far11 gene encoding SIP/FAR complex subunit, Far11/Csc2, with protein sequence MAATAANCLSFAQFQRLRYFMDVPTQETSRVEFEGTFEDNWKDDLDGFFDSEEELFITAGRIFYSKLRVFQTVRNLGSKLEWPDLPLAIKKEFISQCREELESGKTLRNGAFYTILYLCAGVYDCVKDLDDHFQSIERNIELLRSFGIPRVIYSIFTNWNTNRLPGYMSDLKEKEMLTLFLSLFCFFLTVPSENYAEWIECARSLQPSLMSSLVQLFNDTMNEYEMDLDNVSLFPLRQITFLIYKVCFRLWGTETDFQEKKNVVGNIDNNTSSNKPKTTILDYEVFRHEIATKYSFFAHPFYSLPLDREQIHILPTLNTDSFHKSYFLCSSRLCSPENPSLPLTHSKSKVNTRREQFQTNQNLPFGFTPSIKDSPAPKSIIEATELLHRQSKHNIIVQQLLFEREYLRHCTHQHLLGTSLNDAVKSLDFSHEKPAINDPSVSYISKSYDDLFLHLDIFVQLSMHLFYYTSKKVNKLYIEAFSSSEAAMQMQSINDMAVADSPSEEISEPVIKPLEKNSIGESNELASGFFVSGNILYFIDTCELILYSLSGLFLMMIKWLRLSHVLRSERIAKLLYDNHFLEILSRYFSDNESSMHAERDMKCLRGGFFTFTAKSYKQISSGSFVYSKSPSYRNTLITLNCLRLTGKICKYHNNRKETLVKIDMQNHLKRLLEIPHDVLKGYALKVLKLHIPYLGVKWKQANMNVITKIYLHCPLNLRDSWIFPENNLETQRSSKLQDTFLCILIRFYHKRLYGNICNKLYDLNMLEEIRLKRTIEELVETNMMENLPDAMWTYAQSSETSDFFDNELSSVLVQNVSSFF encoded by the coding sequence ATGGCAGCAACTGCTGCAAATTGCTTATCCTTCGCCCAATTTCAACGGCTGAGGTACTTCATGGATGTGCCGACTCAAGAAACAAGTCGTGTTGAGTTTGAAGGGACTTTCGAGGATAATTGGAAGGATGATTTAGATGGCTTTTTTgattcagaagaagaattattTATAACAGCGGGAAGAATATTCTACTCAAAACTTAGAGTGTTTCAAACCGTACGAAATTTGGGTAGCAAGCTGGAATGGCCAGATTTACCCttagcaataaaaaaagaattcatttcGCAGTGTCGTGAAGAACTTGAATCTGGGAAAACACTCCGAAATGGAGCCTTCTATACGATCCTGTATCTGTGCGCAGGAGTGTATGATTGTGTCAAAGATTTAGATGatcattttcaaagcatAGAGAGAAACATTGAATTGCTTAGAAGCTTTGGAATTCCTAGAGTTATTTATTCTATCTTTACAAATTGGAACACAAACCGTTTGCCTGGCTATATGTCGgacttgaaagaaaaggagatGCTTactctctttctttcattgttttgcttctttttaacGGTCCCTTCAGAAAATTATGCTGAATGGATTGAATGCGCACGTTCTCTGCAGCCATCATTAATGTCTTCCTTGGTACAATTATTTAATGACACGATGAATGAATACGAAATGGACCTTGATAATGTCAGCCTTTTTCCGTTAAGACAAATAACCTTCCTTATTTATAAAGTGTGTTTCCGTTTGTGGGGTACAGAAACGgattttcaagaaaagaagaatgttGTTGGGAACATAGATAATAACACATCCTCTAATAAACCAAAGACTACAATTTTAGATTATGAAGTCTTTCGCCACGAAATTGCTACCAAGTATTCCTTTTTCGCCCATCCTTTTTATTCGCTCCCGTTGGATAGAGAACAGATACATATCCTTCCTACGCTGAACACAGATTCGTTTCATAAATCCTATTTTTTATGCAGTAGTCGTCTATGTTCCCCAGAAAATCCTTCTTTACCGCTGACACACTCGAAATCAAAAGTAAACACTCGACGTGAGCAATTTCAAACGAACCAAAACTTACCTTTTGGATTTACACCTTCTATAAAAGATTCCCCCGCTCCTAAAAGTATAATAGAAGCTACTGAGCTTTTGCATCGTCAAAGCAAACACAATATTATTGTGCAGCAACTACTTTTCGAGCGAGAATACTTACGGCATTGTACACATCAGCATCTCCTTGGTACCAGTTTGAATGATGCAGTTAAATCTTTGGATTTCTCACATGAGAAGCCGGCAATTAATGATCCATCTGTGAGTTATATTTCGAAGTCTTATGACGACTTATTCCTTCATTTGGATATCTTCGTACAATTATCGATgcatttattttattatacttctaaaaaagtaaataaattatacATCGAagcattttcttcatccgAAGCAGCAATGCAAATGCAAAGCATTAATGATATGGCGGTTGCCGACTCCCCTAGTGAGGAGATTAGTGAACCTGTGATTAAGCCgctagaaaagaattcaataGGTGAATCGAACGAACTGGCTTCTGGCTTTTTTGTGTCAGGTAATATTTTGTACTTCATTGATACTTGCGAACTAATATTATATTCTCTGTCGGGTCTTTTCTTGATGATGATCAAATGGCTTCGTTTATCTCATGTATTACGATCCGAAAGAATTGCAAAACTGTTGTACGATAACCATTTTCTAGAAATTCTGAGTCGCTATTTCTCAGACAATGAATCATCAATGCACGCCGAACGAGACATGAAATGTCTTCGGGGTGGCTTTTTCACATTCACTGCGAAGTCCTATAAGCAAATTTCCAGTGGTTCTTTTGTCTACTCCAAGAGTCCGTCTTATAGAAACACGCTTATTACTTTGAATTGCCTTCGTTTAACGGGAAAAATCTGTAAATATCATAataacagaaaagaaactctAGTTAAAATTGATATGCAGaatcatttgaaaagacTGCTAGAAATCCCTCATGATGTACTTAAGGGATATGCGTTGAAGGTTTTGAAATTACATATACCATATTTGGGAGTAAAATGGAAGCAAGCCAACATGAATGTTATTACCAAAATTTATTTGCACTGTCCTCTCAATTTGCGAGATAGTTGGATCTTTCCAGAAAACAATTTGGAAACACAACGGTCATCCAAACTTCAAGACACCTTTTTGTGTATTTTGATCCGATTTTATCATAAACGACTATATGGGAATATTTGCAATAAGTTATACGACCTAAATATGCTTGAGGAAATTCGATTGAAGCGAACCATCGAAGAATTAGTAGAAACGAATATGATGGAGAATCTGCCAGATGCTATGTGGACCTATGCACAAAGCTCTGAGACTTCTGATTTCTTCGATAATGAACTTTCATCTGTTCTTGTACAAAATGTGTCTTCGTTTTTCTAA